A single region of the Cyanobacteria bacterium FACHB-DQ100 genome encodes:
- a CDS encoding glucose-1-phosphate adenylyltransferase, with product MKKVLAIILGGGAGTRLYPLTKQRAKPAVPLAGKYRLIDIPVSNCINSEIFKIYVLTQFNSASLNRHLSRAYNFSSFSEGFVEVLAAQQTAENPNWFQGTADAVRQYIWLFQEWDIEEYLILSGDHLYRMDYREFVQRHRDTGADITLSVVPIDEARASDFGLMKIDQNGRVIDFSEKPKGDALKAMQVDTTVLGLTPEEARQSPYIASMGIYVFKREVLEQLLKEAPSQTDFGKEIIPSSAQNYNVQAYLFNDYWEDIGTIEAFYESNLALTQQPRPPFSFYDETAPIYTRQRFLPPSKFLDSHVTESIIGEGCILKNCRVHHSVLGVRSRIEANSVIEDSLIMGADFYEGQAERQSGLDCSSPGVPLGIGSDTIIRRAIIDKNAHIGCNVQIVNKDRVQEADRENLGFYIRSGIVVTLKGAVIPDGTII from the coding sequence GTGAAGAAGGTATTAGCAATTATCCTGGGAGGGGGTGCTGGAACCCGTTTATATCCGTTGACCAAACAACGGGCAAAACCAGCCGTCCCATTAGCCGGAAAGTATCGATTAATTGATATTCCCGTTAGTAACTGTATCAATTCCGAAATTTTTAAGATCTACGTTCTGACTCAATTCAATTCCGCTTCTCTTAATCGCCACTTGAGCCGCGCCTATAACTTCTCTAGCTTTAGCGAAGGATTTGTTGAGGTTCTTGCTGCTCAACAAACTGCCGAAAACCCGAACTGGTTCCAGGGGACTGCTGATGCTGTACGCCAGTATATTTGGCTGTTTCAAGAATGGGATATCGAAGAATATTTGATCCTTTCTGGTGATCATTTGTACCGAATGGATTACCGCGAATTCGTGCAGCGCCATCGCGATACGGGTGCAGATATTACCCTGTCGGTTGTGCCGATCGATGAAGCTCGCGCCTCGGACTTTGGCTTGATGAAGATTGATCAGAATGGACGAGTGATCGACTTTAGCGAAAAGCCCAAAGGCGATGCTCTCAAAGCAATGCAGGTGGATACAACAGTGCTGGGTCTAACGCCCGAAGAAGCTCGTCAAAGCCCCTACATTGCTTCAATGGGGATCTACGTTTTCAAGAGAGAAGTGCTCGAACAACTGCTGAAAGAAGCTCCCAGCCAAACAGACTTTGGCAAAGAGATTATTCCGAGTTCTGCTCAGAACTACAACGTTCAAGCCTATCTGTTTAACGACTACTGGGAAGACATTGGGACGATCGAAGCGTTCTATGAGTCCAATTTGGCACTCACGCAGCAACCCCGCCCACCCTTTAGCTTCTACGACGAAACCGCACCGATCTACACTCGTCAGCGCTTTTTACCGCCGAGCAAGTTTCTCGATTCGCACGTCACCGAATCGATCATCGGTGAGGGCTGCATCTTAAAGAACTGTCGGGTGCATCATTCGGTATTGGGAGTGCGATCGAGAATCGAAGCCAATTCGGTAATCGAGGACTCGTTAATTATGGGGGCTGACTTCTATGAAGGTCAGGCTGAGCGCCAGTCGGGACTCGATTGCAGCAGTCCCGGAGTCCCACTTGGGATTGGATCGGACACGATTATCCGTCGAGCGATTATCGACAAAAACGCTCACATCGGCTGCAATGTGCAGATCGTGAATAAAGATCGAGTTCAAGAAGCCGATCGCGAGAATCTCGGTTTCTACATTCGCAGTGGAATTGTTGTGACATTAAAAGGTGCGGTGATTCCCGACGGAACCATCATCTAG
- the gcvT gene encoding glycine cleavage system aminomethyltransferase GcvT: MNSLRRTPLYELAIELNARMTGFSGWEMPVQFSGITQEHHAVRSNAGMFDISHMGKFTLTGKSVLPQIQKLVPSDLSRLQPGQAQYTVLLNPQGGIIDDLIFYFQGDDRWVVIVNAATTQKDRDWLLANLTDVEFQDLSDAQALIAVQGKKAVEHLNAIVDQDLSHIKPFGHLETSILGHRAFIARTGYTGEDGFEVMLDPQGAIDLWRSLLETGVTPCGLGARDTLRLEAAMALYGQDINDSTTPLEAGLGWLVHFDTKGDFIGRSILEDQKQNGVKKRLVGLQMQGRNIARHDYPIFSDGEAVGIVTSGTLAPTVGQAIALGYVPTELSKPGQLLEIGIRGKNYGAIVVKRPFYRATK, encoded by the coding sequence TTGAATTCTCTGCGCCGCACCCCTTTGTATGAGTTAGCGATCGAGCTAAATGCCCGCATGACCGGATTTTCGGGTTGGGAAATGCCTGTGCAATTTAGCGGAATTACCCAGGAGCATCATGCGGTGCGATCGAATGCGGGAATGTTCGACATTTCGCACATGGGCAAGTTCACGCTCACGGGTAAAAGTGTGCTGCCCCAAATTCAGAAGCTTGTTCCCTCGGATTTAAGCCGCCTACAGCCGGGGCAAGCCCAATACACGGTGCTGCTGAATCCACAGGGCGGAATTATCGATGATCTGATTTTTTATTTTCAAGGGGACGATCGCTGGGTTGTAATTGTGAATGCGGCAACCACTCAGAAAGATCGCGATTGGTTGTTAGCGAATCTAACCGATGTTGAGTTTCAGGATCTTTCCGATGCTCAAGCGCTGATTGCGGTGCAAGGAAAGAAAGCGGTTGAGCATTTGAACGCGATCGTGGATCAAGATCTCTCGCACATCAAACCGTTTGGACATCTAGAAACATCCATTCTGGGTCATCGTGCCTTTATTGCACGAACCGGATATACCGGAGAAGATGGATTTGAAGTCATGCTTGATCCGCAGGGTGCGATCGATCTCTGGCGATCGCTGCTGGAAACGGGTGTCACGCCTTGCGGATTGGGAGCGCGGGATACGTTGCGATTAGAAGCAGCAATGGCGCTTTACGGGCAGGATATCAACGATTCGACGACTCCACTCGAAGCGGGGTTGGGATGGCTGGTACATTTTGATACGAAGGGCGATTTTATTGGGCGATCGATCCTCGAAGACCAAAAGCAAAACGGGGTCAAAAAACGGCTCGTCGGCTTACAAATGCAAGGGCGAAATATTGCCCGTCACGATTACCCGATTTTTTCAGACGGAGAAGCCGTGGGAATCGTCACCAGTGGAACCTTAGCGCCGACCGTCGGACAAGCGATCGCCCTGGGTTACGTCCCGACTGAATTATCAAAACCAGGACAACTGCTCGAAATCGGCATTCGCGGGAAAAACTATGGCGCGATCGTCGTCAAGCGTCCGTTCTACCGCGCAACGAAATAG
- the gcvH gene encoding glycine cleavage system protein GcvH — MAFEYPDTLKYTDSHEYAKVDDYTVTIGITAFAIDELGDIVFLELPEPGDTVEKGERFGTIESVKAVEDLKAPVSGTVLEVNTEMMDAPEKLVDDPYEAGWLIKVSASDVSELEDALSADEYRSMVEGS; from the coding sequence ATGGCATTTGAATATCCTGACACTCTGAAATACACCGACTCCCACGAATACGCCAAAGTTGACGACTACACCGTTACGATCGGGATTACGGCGTTCGCGATCGATGAGCTTGGCGATATTGTGTTTCTGGAATTGCCGGAACCAGGGGACACGGTTGAAAAAGGCGAAAGATTCGGCACGATCGAATCCGTCAAAGCGGTAGAAGATTTGAAAGCTCCGGTAAGCGGTACGGTGCTGGAAGTCAACACCGAGATGATGGACGCACCGGAGAAATTAGTTGATGATCCCTACGAGGCAGGTTGGCTGATCAAAGTGAGTGCAAGCGATGTTTCGGAGCTAGAAGATGCGCTGTCTGCCGATGAATATCGCAGTATGGTCGAGGGAAGCTGA
- the gcvP gene encoding aminomethyl-transferring glycine dehydrogenase — MSEPTVTAPFDYDRASFDLDASESSDRTPAQTELTYTDQFVDRHIGVRGAEIQAMLQVLGLNSISDLIDKAVPQSIRIKRPLQIESGRSEYEMLKELKAIAVKNQVMRSFIGMGYSNCITPPVIQRNILENPGWYTQYTPYQPEIAQGRLEALLNFQTMVMDLTGLEIANASLLDEGTAAAEAMAMSFGLVKNSAKTFWVSSACHPQTIEVIQTRAIPLGIQVIVGDHRTFEFDTPIFGALLQYPATDGAIYDYSEFVDRAHQAGALVTVAADLLSLTLLKPPGEFGADIAIGNTQRFGVPLGYGGPHAAYFATREAYKRQLPGRLVGVSKDRNGQPALRLALQTREQHIRRDKATSNICTAQVLLAVIAGMYAVYHGASGLKQIADRVHRLTVQLAIALQQAGFKLGTEPYFDTLRIEVPGKADQVLAQALKQGINLRKIDADTIGVSIDETVSQTDLINILRSFSDRATLREIPAARIPTQFVRGSDYLTHPTFSAYRSETELLRYMYRLQSRDLSLTSAMIPLGSCTMKLNATAEMVPITWAEFGQLHPFAPIDQTQGYQELFKQLESWLSEITGFAGISLQPNAGSQGEYAGLLVIRQYHQSRGDTHRNICLIPQSAHGTNPASAVMAGMKVVAIACDSEGNIDLDDLRTKAEQHRENLAALMVTYPSTHGVFEEGIREICTIVHENGGQVYMDGANMNAQVGLCRPGDFGADVCHLNLHKTFCIPHGGGGPGVGPIGVASHLVPFLPNHSIVPTSTDQGIGAVSAAPWGSASILPISWMYIAMMGGRGLTEATEIAILNANYIAKRLEGHYPVLYKGKNGLVAHECILDLREFKKSAEIEVDDIAKRLIDYGFHPPTVSWPVAGTVMVEPTESESQAELDRFCDAMIAIREEIREIETGKVDRDNNLLKNAPHTVADLTAETWDRPYSRSEAIFPTAWTRANKFYPAVGRIDNAYGDRNLVCSCLPMDAYES, encoded by the coding sequence ATGTCTGAACCCACAGTGACTGCGCCTTTTGACTATGATCGCGCTTCTTTCGATCTCGATGCTTCTGAATCTTCCGATCGCACTCCCGCACAAACTGAATTAACTTACACCGATCAATTTGTCGATCGCCATATCGGGGTGCGGGGTGCGGAAATTCAAGCGATGCTTCAGGTGTTGGGCTTGAACTCGATCTCAGATCTAATCGATAAAGCTGTTCCTCAAAGCATTAGGATCAAGCGTCCGCTCCAGATCGAATCGGGACGAAGCGAGTATGAAATGCTGAAAGAACTCAAAGCGATCGCCGTCAAAAATCAGGTGATGCGATCGTTTATCGGCATGGGCTACTCGAATTGCATTACACCTCCGGTGATTCAGCGCAACATTTTAGAGAATCCCGGCTGGTACACGCAGTACACGCCCTATCAGCCCGAAATCGCTCAAGGTCGTCTCGAAGCGCTGCTCAACTTTCAGACGATGGTGATGGATTTGACTGGACTGGAAATCGCTAATGCCTCGTTGCTGGATGAAGGAACGGCAGCCGCCGAAGCGATGGCAATGAGTTTTGGACTGGTCAAAAACAGTGCAAAAACTTTCTGGGTGTCGAGCGCGTGTCATCCGCAAACGATCGAAGTCATTCAAACTCGCGCGATTCCGCTTGGGATTCAGGTGATTGTGGGAGACCACCGCACGTTTGAATTTGATACGCCAATCTTCGGGGCATTGCTGCAATATCCAGCGACCGATGGCGCAATTTATGACTATTCCGAGTTTGTCGATCGCGCTCATCAAGCGGGTGCATTGGTCACGGTTGCTGCGGATTTGCTTAGTTTGACGCTGCTAAAACCACCTGGAGAATTTGGCGCGGATATTGCGATCGGAAATACTCAGCGTTTCGGTGTTCCTCTGGGTTACGGAGGCCCTCATGCTGCTTACTTTGCGACCAGAGAAGCTTACAAGCGCCAGCTCCCCGGAAGATTAGTCGGAGTGTCAAAAGATCGAAATGGTCAACCTGCATTAAGACTGGCGCTGCAAACTCGCGAACAACATATCCGACGCGACAAAGCGACGAGCAATATTTGTACCGCGCAAGTTTTACTAGCAGTGATTGCGGGAATGTATGCCGTTTATCATGGCGCGTCTGGATTGAAACAGATCGCTGATCGCGTTCACCGCCTGACCGTACAGTTGGCGATCGCCCTTCAACAAGCTGGCTTCAAACTCGGAACTGAGCCTTACTTTGATACCTTGCGCATCGAAGTTCCGGGTAAGGCGGATCAGGTCTTGGCGCAGGCTTTGAAGCAAGGCATTAACTTACGCAAGATCGACGCAGATACGATCGGAGTTTCGATCGATGAAACCGTTTCGCAAACCGATTTGATCAATATTCTGAGGAGTTTTAGCGATCGCGCAACCCTGCGCGAAATTCCCGCCGCTCGGATTCCCACTCAATTCGTGCGAGGCTCAGACTATCTGACCCATCCGACGTTTTCGGCTTATCGATCGGAAACCGAATTGCTCCGCTATATGTATCGCTTGCAGTCGCGAGATTTATCACTCACTTCTGCGATGATTCCGCTTGGTTCTTGTACGATGAAACTGAATGCGACGGCGGAAATGGTGCCCATTACCTGGGCAGAATTCGGACAACTGCATCCGTTTGCACCGATCGACCAAACGCAGGGTTATCAGGAACTCTTCAAACAGCTTGAATCCTGGCTGTCTGAAATCACCGGATTTGCAGGAATCTCACTGCAACCGAATGCGGGATCTCAAGGTGAATATGCTGGACTCTTGGTAATTCGGCAATATCATCAAAGTCGTGGGGATACGCATCGCAATATCTGTCTGATTCCACAATCGGCACATGGAACGAATCCGGCGAGTGCAGTTATGGCGGGCATGAAAGTAGTGGCGATCGCCTGTGACAGCGAAGGCAATATCGATTTAGACGATCTCAGAACCAAAGCCGAACAGCATCGCGAAAACCTTGCCGCCTTGATGGTGACGTATCCTTCAACGCATGGTGTGTTTGAAGAAGGCATTCGGGAGATTTGTACAATCGTGCATGAAAACGGCGGACAAGTTTATATGGACGGCGCAAACATGAATGCACAGGTGGGATTATGCCGTCCTGGTGATTTTGGTGCGGATGTCTGTCATTTGAATCTGCATAAAACCTTCTGCATTCCGCATGGGGGCGGCGGGCCGGGAGTGGGGCCGATCGGCGTTGCTTCCCATCTTGTGCCCTTCTTGCCGAATCACTCGATCGTTCCCACCAGCACAGACCAAGGAATCGGAGCGGTATCGGCGGCTCCTTGGGGCAGTGCGAGTATTCTGCCAATTTCGTGGATGTACATTGCGATGATGGGCGGGCGCGGCTTGACCGAAGCCACCGAGATTGCGATTCTCAACGCCAACTATATTGCCAAACGCCTCGAAGGACATTATCCGGTGTTGTACAAAGGCAAAAATGGCTTAGTGGCGCATGAGTGCATTCTCGATCTGCGGGAGTTCAAAAAGAGCGCAGAAATCGAAGTCGATGACATTGCCAAACGGCTAATCGATTACGGATTCCATCCGCCGACCGTCTCTTGGCCCGTTGCTGGAACCGTCATGGTCGAACCCACCGAGAGCGAATCTCAAGCAGAACTCGATCGCTTCTGTGATGCCATGATTGCGATTCGCGAAGAGATCCGAGAGATCGAAACCGGAAAGGTCGATCGCGATAATAATCTCCTCAAGAATGCACCGCACACCGTTGCCGATTTAACGGCTGAAACTTGGGATCGTCCCTACTCCCGCTCTGAAGCCATTTTCCCAACGGCTTGGACTCGTGCGAACAAGTTCTATCCCGCCGTAGGCAGAATTGACAATGCGTATGGTGATCGCAATCTAGTCTGTTCCTGCTTACCGATGGACGCTTACGAAAGCTAG
- a CDS encoding SRPBCC family protein, with translation MMTLVRESALMQGEILLKTKPHSAWGGAVTAQMYLPIAPTLVWEQVTDYPRWTQYFPEVTRSEVRQVISQRTKRIYQAASKAFLIFTAQVEITLNVLETHQQRVQFFLESGSFSDFTADLQLQSYAEGTILTYAVQATPTIPVPSFLIEQAIRLDLPVNLRRMRSVICAGR, from the coding sequence ATGATGACCTTGGTACGCGAGTCTGCTTTGATGCAAGGTGAGATTTTGCTGAAAACAAAGCCGCATTCTGCTTGGGGAGGGGCTGTTACTGCACAGATGTATTTACCGATCGCGCCGACTCTAGTTTGGGAGCAGGTGACGGATTATCCGCGCTGGACGCAGTATTTTCCAGAGGTGACGCGCAGCGAAGTGCGGCAAGTGATTTCACAGCGCACCAAGCGAATTTATCAAGCCGCAAGTAAAGCGTTTTTGATCTTTACGGCTCAAGTTGAAATCACACTGAATGTTCTCGAAACTCATCAGCAGCGAGTTCAGTTCTTCTTGGAATCTGGAAGTTTCAGCGATTTTACTGCCGATTTGCAGCTACAGTCATATGCGGAAGGAACGATTCTGACTTATGCAGTGCAGGCGACTCCGACGATTCCAGTTCCAAGTTTTTTGATCGAGCAGGCAATCCGGTTGGATCTGCCTGTGAATTTGAGACGGATGCGATCGGTGATTTGTGCAGGGCGGTAA
- a CDS encoding DUF2294 domain-containing protein — translation MTSTALPTRGQLERTLSQRVQAFYRTQLGHQPSRVSCHIADGKVIIVLEDAITKPERLLLETGQEELAEKVHDDLDKALHPQLTVLIEEVVDVKVIDILSDATFDTGRSGTIVVLEKAPQVRESHSRRLRDDNTEVDDD, via the coding sequence ATGACCTCTACTGCTTTACCGACCCGTGGACAACTGGAGCGGACACTTTCGCAGCGCGTACAAGCCTTTTATCGGACTCAACTCGGACACCAACCGAGTCGCGTCAGTTGCCATATCGCAGACGGCAAAGTGATTATCGTGCTAGAAGACGCAATTACTAAGCCTGAAAGATTACTACTTGAAACGGGACAAGAAGAACTTGCAGAGAAGGTGCATGACGATCTAGACAAAGCGCTGCACCCACAATTGACAGTCCTGATCGAAGAAGTCGTCGATGTCAAGGTGATTGATATTCTCAGCGATGCTACGTTTGACACGGGACGCAGCGGGACGATCGTAGTGCTGGAAAAAGCCCCCCAAGTGCGCGAATCTCACTCCCGTCGCCTTAGAGACGACAACACTGAGGTAGATGACGATTAA
- a CDS encoding response regulator, giving the protein MDLRTSLSRPIVLVVDDSVDNLVLLEYQLTSLTECAVVTAETGEAAVHLAQHNQPSLILLDILLPDINGIEVIQRLRQAPSTAGIPIVALTALARTEDRDRILDSGCDDYLAKPYDLDELQAVVNRHLPQCCRL; this is encoded by the coding sequence ATGGATTTACGCACTTCCTTAAGTAGACCGATCGTGCTTGTAGTGGATGATAGTGTTGATAACCTCGTTTTGTTAGAGTATCAGCTTACCAGCCTGACCGAGTGTGCTGTCGTCACCGCTGAAACAGGCGAAGCTGCGGTTCACCTTGCACAACACAACCAGCCAAGCTTAATTCTGCTAGATATATTGCTGCCTGACATCAATGGAATTGAGGTGATTCAGCGATTGAGGCAAGCTCCCAGTACGGCTGGAATTCCGATCGTTGCTCTCACTGCACTTGCCAGAACCGAAGACCGCGATCGCATTCTTGACTCTGGCTGCGATGATTATCTGGCTAAACCCTACGATTTAGATGAGCTACAAGCCGTGGTTAATCGTCATCTACCTCAGTGTTGTCGTCTCTAA
- a CDS encoding NAD-dependent succinate-semialdehyde dehydrogenase encodes MAIATVNPTTGEVVKTFEALSTVEIQQKIEAAHSRFLQYRSVPLDQRARWLSEAANILERERDRFGELITLEMGKPLKAAIAEVEKSASVCRFYAEQAAEFLADVPIQTQAASSFVRYQPLGVILAVMPWNFPFWQVFRFAAPALMAGNVGLLKHASNVPQCAVAIEEVFVRAGFPAGAFQTLLVGADKVAMIVEDDRVKAATLTGSEPAGASLAAIAGKHIKKVVLELGGSDPFIVMPSADLDQAVKTAVAARMLNSGQSCIAAKRFIVADAIADQFLDRLVEQYKALKVGDPMLPETEIGPLATPDILQDLDQQVQTSIQQGAKVLIGGEPLRDRPGNFYAPTILTDIPKGCIAEYDEFFGPVALVFRVPDLDSAIARANDSPFGLGASAWTQDETERERLIEEIESGSVFINAMVKSDVKLPFGGIKRSGFGRELGREGIHEFVNIKTIWVQ; translated from the coding sequence ATGGCGATCGCAACCGTAAACCCCACAACCGGAGAAGTGGTAAAAACGTTTGAAGCGCTCTCGACTGTAGAAATTCAGCAGAAAATCGAGGCGGCGCACTCCCGGTTTTTGCAGTATCGTTCTGTTCCGCTGGATCAGCGTGCACGCTGGCTTTCCGAAGCAGCAAATATTTTGGAAAGAGAGCGAGATCGCTTCGGTGAATTAATCACTCTAGAAATGGGTAAGCCGCTGAAAGCCGCGATCGCAGAAGTCGAGAAATCTGCGTCGGTTTGTCGGTTTTATGCAGAACAGGCTGCCGAATTTCTAGCCGATGTGCCGATTCAAACTCAAGCTGCGTCTAGTTTTGTGCGCTATCAACCGCTGGGCGTGATTTTAGCGGTGATGCCGTGGAATTTTCCGTTTTGGCAAGTGTTTCGATTTGCGGCTCCGGCTTTGATGGCGGGAAATGTGGGACTGCTCAAACACGCCTCGAATGTGCCGCAATGTGCCGTTGCGATCGAGGAAGTGTTCGTTCGCGCTGGCTTTCCGGCTGGCGCATTCCAAACGTTACTGGTGGGTGCGGATAAAGTGGCGATGATTGTCGAAGACGATCGCGTTAAAGCAGCAACCCTAACTGGAAGTGAACCCGCTGGAGCGAGTCTTGCGGCGATCGCGGGCAAGCACATCAAAAAAGTCGTTCTAGAGCTTGGCGGCAGTGATCCGTTTATTGTGATGCCGAGCGCAGATTTAGACCAAGCAGTCAAAACGGCGGTCGCGGCTCGAATGCTCAACAGTGGGCAATCTTGCATCGCAGCAAAGCGCTTTATCGTGGCCGACGCGATCGCCGATCAATTCCTCGATCGTTTAGTTGAGCAGTACAAAGCGCTGAAAGTCGGCGATCCAATGTTGCCGGAAACCGAAATTGGCCCCTTAGCAACCCCAGACATTCTGCAAGATCTCGATCAGCAAGTTCAGACCTCGATTCAGCAGGGCGCAAAAGTGCTAATCGGTGGGGAACCGTTGCGTGATCGACCCGGAAACTTCTATGCCCCCACGATTCTGACTGACATTCCCAAAGGCTGTATTGCAGAGTATGACGAGTTTTTTGGGCCGGTTGCGCTGGTGTTTCGGGTGCCAGATTTAGACAGTGCGATCGCTCGTGCAAATGATTCACCGTTTGGATTAGGGGCAAGTGCTTGGACGCAAGACGAAACGGAGCGCGAACGGTTAATCGAAGAAATTGAATCTGGCTCAGTGTTTATCAATGCGATGGTGAAATCCGATGTGAAGCTACCATTTGGTGGCATCAAGCGATCGGGGTTTGGGCGGGAACTAGGGCGCGAAGGCATCCACGAGTTTGTCAACATCAAAACTATCTGGGTGCAATAG